The following coding sequences lie in one Gouania willdenowi chromosome 5, fGouWil2.1, whole genome shotgun sequence genomic window:
- the ilrun gene encoding protein ILRUN — protein MDGTDMDVDAELMQKFSCMGTTDKDVLISEFQRLLGFQLNPAGCAFFLDMTNWNLQAAIGAYYDFESPSVNTPSMSFVEDVTIGEGESIPPDTPFTKTWRIQNTGAESWPPGVCLKYIGGDQFGHVNAVMVKSLDPQEIFDVSVQMRSPTAPGMYQGQWRMCTATGLFYGDVIWVILSVEVGGLLGVTQQLSSFETEFNTQPQRNVQGDFNPFASPQKNKHDTTDNSFTDSGRAWERTQEPIQQDQNGLSHNAVNRASNGLQTNLSVVTYGQGIRGPYPFGQS, from the exons ATGGACGGCACGGACATGGACGTGGACGCGGAGCTCATGCAGAAGTTCAGCTGCATGGGCACCACGGACAAGGATGTCCTCATTTCGGAGTTCCAGAGGCTGCTAGGGTTCCAGCTCAACCCAGCCGGCTGCGCCTTCTTCCTGGATATGACTAACTG GAACCTGCAAGCTGCTATTGGTGCATATTATGACTTTGAAAGCCCCAGCGTCAACACACCGTCCATGTCCTTTGTTGAAGACGTAACTATTGGTGAAGGGGAGTCTATCCCTCCAGACACGCCGTTCACAAAAACCTGGAGGATACAAAATACGG GTGCAGAGTCGTGGCCTCCTGGGGTTTGTCTCAAGTACATTGGTGGAGATCAGTTTGGTCACGTAAATGCAGTTATGGTGAAGTCTCTAGACCCCCAAGAAATATTTGATGTCAGTGTTCAGATGAGAAGCCCCACCGCTCCAGGCATGTACCAGGGCCAGTGGAGGATGTGTACAGCTACCGGATTATTCTATGGAG ATGTCATCTGGGTGATCCTCAGTGTAGAAGTCGGAGGCCTTCTCGGTGTAACCCAGCAGTTGTCCTCCTTCGAAACGGAATTCAACACCCAACCCCAGCGCAACGTGCAGGGAGATTTCAACCCCTTCGCCTCACCTCAAAAGAACAAACACGACACCACTGACAACAGTTTCACAGATTCCGGCAGAGCCTGGGAACGCACGCAAGAGCCGATCCAGCAAGATCAGAATGGACTCTCACATAATGCTGTAAATAGAGCGTCAAACGGTCTCCAAACCAATCTTTCTGTGGTGACTTATGGGCAG gGCATTCGTGGACCCTATCCCTTTGGACAGAGCTAG